In the genome of Olsenella profusa DSM 13989, one region contains:
- a CDS encoding aldo/keto reductase, whose protein sequence is MRYMELGSSGIQISKMGLGTWAIGGGPAWSGGPDEDRAVDTIVTAVESGINMVDTAPGYNFGNSERMVGKALAKLDRSQVVLVTKCGVVWNRTGAVWNKVGDRQLYKNLTPASIRLEVEESLERLGTDYIDLYMTHWPSVEPFYTPISETAAELNKLKEEGRIRAIGAANVSISQIKEYLGCCELDLVQGKYSVLDRAVEDELIPLCREHRITMQAYSPLEQGLLTGTVSKDYRPEPGNARVNKKWWQPGNMERVIDMLDAWRPLSEKYRCGIPALCLAWIMNQGDTVNLLTGATSPGEVRMNVPAADIVLSDEDRQLMRKMAEGLDG, encoded by the coding sequence ATGCGCTACATGGAATTGGGCAGCTCCGGCATCCAGATATCGAAGATGGGCCTTGGCACATGGGCCATCGGTGGAGGCCCTGCCTGGAGCGGCGGCCCTGACGAGGATCGTGCCGTCGACACCATCGTCACGGCCGTCGAATCCGGCATCAACATGGTCGATACGGCCCCAGGCTACAACTTCGGCAACAGCGAGCGCATGGTCGGCAAGGCGCTTGCCAAGCTTGACCGTTCCCAGGTGGTCCTGGTCACAAAGTGCGGCGTCGTATGGAACCGCACGGGTGCGGTCTGGAACAAGGTGGGCGACCGCCAGCTCTACAAGAACCTGACGCCCGCCTCGATCCGTCTCGAGGTCGAGGAGTCGCTTGAGCGCCTCGGTACCGACTACATTGATCTCTATATGACGCACTGGCCCTCTGTCGAGCCGTTCTATACACCAATCAGCGAGACGGCGGCAGAGCTCAACAAGCTCAAGGAGGAGGGCAGGATTCGCGCCATCGGTGCCGCCAACGTCAGCATTTCCCAGATCAAGGAGTATCTGGGCTGCTGCGAGCTCGATCTGGTGCAGGGCAAGTACAGCGTCCTCGATCGCGCCGTCGAGGACGAGCTCATCCCACTCTGTAGGGAGCACAGGATTACGATGCAGGCCTACTCGCCGCTCGAGCAAGGCCTTCTTACGGGCACCGTCTCGAAGGACTACCGGCCCGAGCCGGGCAATGCCCGCGTCAACAAGAAGTGGTGGCAGCCAGGCAACATGGAGCGCGTCATCGACATGCTCGATGCCTGGAGGCCCCTGTCCGAGAAGTACCGCTGCGGCATTCCGGCGCTCTGCCTGGCCTGGATCATGAACCAGGGCGATACCGTGAACCTGCTTACTGGGGCGACGTCTCCCGGCGAGGTGCGCATGAACGTGCCCGCAGCAGATATCGTCCTCTCTGACGAGGACAGGCAGCTGATGCGGAAGATGGCCGAGGGACTGGACGGATAG
- a CDS encoding DeoR/GlpR family DNA-binding transcription regulator: MKAAERQEQMKQYIQAADRVTVAELSGHWGITEETVRRDLDKLESQGSVTRVHGGAIWNGFVDTGGEHFVRRHKINAREKGYIALKAAEVIHPCETIIADASSTVLEALKAVGDERQLTVITNSSKICDGSFEPAYNLICTGGIYNWKSLSFQGESALESIRKYRVDLAILGCKALDLDLGVMDSYESEAVVKRVMVEQAGKVAILADHTKFDKVALLKLMDLGDISYIITDREPSKEWVSLCRTAGVGLLY; this comes from the coding sequence ATGAAAGCAGCAGAGCGACAGGAACAGATGAAACAGTACATCCAGGCTGCCGACCGCGTGACCGTGGCAGAGCTCAGTGGGCATTGGGGCATCACCGAGGAGACGGTTCGCCGTGATCTTGACAAGCTCGAGTCCCAAGGGTCAGTCACCAGGGTTCATGGCGGGGCGATCTGGAATGGCTTCGTCGATACGGGAGGCGAGCATTTCGTCAGACGCCACAAGATCAATGCAAGGGAAAAGGGCTATATCGCCCTCAAGGCTGCTGAGGTCATCCATCCCTGTGAGACAATCATCGCCGATGCGAGCTCTACAGTCTTAGAGGCCCTGAAGGCCGTCGGCGACGAGCGTCAGCTGACCGTGATCACCAACTCGTCGAAGATTTGTGATGGAAGCTTCGAGCCAGCCTACAACCTAATCTGCACAGGCGGAATCTACAATTGGAAGTCCCTCTCCTTCCAGGGAGAGTCCGCCCTGGAGAGCATCAGGAAGTATCGCGTCGATCTGGCCATCCTAGGCTGCAAGGCGCTTGACCTTGACCTTGGCGTGATGGACTCATACGAGAGCGAAGCGGTCGTGAAGCGCGTGATGGTGGAGCAGGCAGGCAAGGTTGCGATACTGGCCGATCATACGAAGTTCGACAAGGTGGCCCTCCTCAAGTTGATGGACTTGGGAGATATCTCCTACATCATTACCGATAGGGAGCCATCCAAGGAATGGGTGTCGCTCTGCAGGACAGCGGGCGTCGGCCTCCTGTACTGA
- a CDS encoding family 1 glycosylhydrolase produces MPPLCATLPIPISTKGSLWGSATAAYRCEGAWDEDGKA; encoded by the coding sequence GTGCCGCCCTTGTGTGCAACATTACCCATCCCTATTTCGACGAAGGGATCTCTCTGGGGTTCGGCAACCGCCGCCTATCGGTGTGAGGGCGCATGGGATGAGGACGGCAAGGCCTGA
- a CDS encoding dicarboxylate/amino acid:cation symporter codes for MSDNATGTKKDDAGSSIVRRIFIAVILGFIVGIGCLALRVQLGESSQAWSILYSLLFVDVTSAEGTTGVGLFYIAGQLFMHALQVAIVPLVLTSLSLAICGLTDPKRLSNIAMKTIITFLCFYAVTAVLAATIAYSVKMAGGFTVTLPNGQATELTTLDAYNPLATILGIIPPNMLSAFSSNNQILAVCFVAIVLGICMSRMGGKVQPLKDVLENVNDIINACLTFVINHCAPSAIFCMIVRGLALYGIEYVRPTLVWMATTMLGCIGLLFIIYPVGIVLATRLSPLPFIRKTGKIALFGAATQSSAATLPLNMKTCMEELGCPEEVTSFVMPTGMTVHMNGTSAMQIIAVTFIATAAGVDITPGMLVVAALISISCAFGTPPVPAAGTTLVYVVMLGLGLDAPPCLTCYSLVLAMNYLPGMAVMPMNVVGDAATNVIVSFREGVLDKEMYMGRTK; via the coding sequence ATGAGCGACAATGCGACCGGGACAAAGAAGGATGATGCGGGAAGTTCGATAGTGCGAAGGATTTTCATCGCCGTGATACTCGGCTTCATCGTAGGCATCGGTTGCCTGGCACTGCGCGTGCAACTGGGCGAGTCGAGCCAGGCATGGAGCATCCTGTACAGTCTGCTCTTTGTGGACGTCACATCTGCGGAAGGAACCACCGGAGTCGGCCTCTTCTACATCGCGGGTCAGCTCTTCATGCATGCGCTTCAGGTTGCTATCGTACCCCTGGTCCTGACCTCACTATCCCTTGCCATCTGTGGGCTGACCGATCCCAAGAGGCTCAGCAACATCGCTATGAAGACCATCATTACGTTCCTGTGCTTCTATGCGGTGACCGCGGTCCTTGCGGCGACGATTGCCTATTCCGTCAAGATGGCAGGCGGCTTTACCGTGACGCTCCCAAACGGGCAGGCAACCGAACTCACAACGCTCGACGCCTACAACCCGCTCGCCACCATCCTTGGCATCATCCCTCCGAACATGCTCTCTGCCTTCTCGTCGAACAACCAGATCCTTGCCGTCTGCTTCGTGGCAATCGTGCTCGGCATCTGCATGTCGCGCATGGGAGGCAAGGTGCAGCCGCTGAAGGATGTTCTCGAGAACGTCAACGACATCATCAACGCGTGCCTCACGTTCGTCATCAACCACTGCGCACCGTCTGCGATCTTCTGCATGATCGTGCGCGGGCTTGCGCTGTATGGCATCGAGTATGTTCGTCCGACGCTGGTATGGATGGCAACGACGATGTTGGGCTGCATCGGCCTTCTCTTCATCATCTATCCCGTCGGCATCGTCCTGGCCACACGCCTGAGCCCTCTGCCATTCATCAGGAAGACTGGAAAGATCGCCCTCTTCGGCGCTGCCACCCAGTCCTCCGCAGCGACCCTGCCGCTCAATATGAAGACCTGCATGGAGGAGTTGGGCTGTCCCGAGGAGGTCACGAGCTTCGTGATGCCGACAGGGATGACGGTGCACATGAACGGCACCTCTGCCATGCAGATCATCGCGGTCACCTTCATTGCGACCGCAGCGGGCGTCGACATCACACCTGGCATGCTGGTGGTGGCAGCCCTCATCTCCATCTCCTGCGCCTTTGGGACACCTCCTGTCCCTGCTGCCGGCACGACGCTCGTCTACGTGGTGATGTTGGGCCTCGGCCTTGACGCTCCGCCCTGCCTGACCTGCTACTCCCTGGTCCTGGCTATGAACTATCTGCCGGGCATGGCGGTGATGCCGATGAATGTGGTTGGCGATGCCGCCACAAACGTGATCGTGAGCTTCAGGGAGGGCGTGCTCGACAAGGAGATGTATATGGGCAGGACGAAGTAG